A part of Amycolatopsis lurida genomic DNA contains:
- a CDS encoding RNA polymerase subunit sigma-70: MTDAGPLGADEATFIAAARSGDTAPFALLTERHRRELQVHCYRMLANYEDAKDMTQETFLRAWNKRESFKGHAALRTWLYRIATNVCLDFLAKRDDRTPLPSELLYLQPYPDRMLPEDPQESAVARETIELAFIVAAQHLPPRQRAVFILRDVLGWPAPKAADALEVTVASVTSALRRARVTMRERLPGRRLDWRSPATHELSSDERGVVKAYIDAHERNDLDGLIALLRDDLRFAMLPESGTSVRTAKDAVDGWVAGGLFQRGHDDWRGIATAVNRMPAAALYLRTPGDPEHRLFAIAALHIVDGKIAELTGFDADGKPWLDVPPAFRPLSASSRSGSAPRRRETSASRRGSAAPSRPAR; this comes from the coding sequence ATGACCGACGCTGGACCGCTCGGCGCCGACGAGGCCACGTTCATCGCGGCGGCTCGTTCCGGCGATACGGCCCCATTCGCGCTCCTCACGGAGCGGCACCGGCGTGAGCTGCAGGTGCACTGCTATCGGATGCTCGCGAACTACGAGGACGCCAAGGACATGACGCAGGAGACGTTCCTGCGGGCGTGGAACAAACGGGAGTCGTTCAAGGGCCACGCCGCGCTGCGAACCTGGCTGTACCGGATCGCGACGAACGTCTGCCTCGACTTCCTGGCGAAGCGCGACGACCGCACCCCGCTACCGTCCGAGCTGCTGTACCTGCAGCCGTACCCCGACCGGATGCTCCCCGAGGACCCCCAGGAATCGGCGGTGGCGCGGGAGACGATCGAGCTGGCGTTCATCGTGGCCGCCCAGCATCTGCCGCCGAGGCAGCGGGCGGTGTTCATCCTGCGCGACGTCCTCGGCTGGCCGGCGCCGAAGGCCGCCGACGCCCTCGAAGTGACCGTCGCGTCGGTGACCAGCGCCCTGCGGCGGGCACGCGTGACGATGCGCGAGCGCCTGCCCGGCCGCCGCCTCGACTGGCGGAGCCCCGCCACCCACGAGCTGTCGAGTGACGAGCGCGGTGTGGTGAAGGCGTACATCGACGCCCATGAGCGCAACGACCTCGACGGGCTGATCGCCCTGTTGCGCGACGACCTGCGCTTCGCGATGCTGCCCGAGTCGGGCACCTCGGTCAGGACGGCCAAGGACGCGGTCGACGGCTGGGTCGCCGGCGGGCTCTTCCAGCGCGGCCACGACGACTGGCGCGGTATCGCCACGGCGGTCAACCGCATGCCCGCCGCCGCGCTGTACCTCCGCACCCCCGGCGACCCGGAGCACCGGCTGTTCGCCATCGCGGCCCTGCACATCGTCGACGGGAAGATCGCCGAGCTCACCGGATTCGACGCCGACGGCAAACCATGGCTGGACGTGCCCCCGGCATTCCGACCACTCAGCGCCTCGTCTCGTAGCGGGTCAGCACCACGCCGCCGGGAAACGTCCGCGTCTCGACGAGGTTCAGCCGCACCCAGCCGTCCAGCGCGGTGA
- a CDS encoding tetratricopeptide repeat protein, with translation MQVFARRKECKHIIWAGPLVDTAATLNVADELRGRSCPTCGEIVHKVEFVAIKKPTSTFDEPPAPRNAENKLKKASKSAVKKTRQRLMSLGAETDGFASALKETALELTPPQWRGTLAKIPVGILRTYEPNAECITFKDSAIPAIVVHQGLAAFLFKMNRSIFPLGGIGSMSGAAVSRFVEDEKTRSALRVQAVDTALEFLGIGKPRTAGLVEIPIVARTLEMPLTKTMETFVLCHEYGHAVLNHADELRSVGRDSAFHLLERSRAMEFEADTWGQDAVIGAFTGGKNLGANMAVFDEVFSDGAPELKQDIAHTAPCVALLYFEFLDVIEERLARHGIDVTAQDALTRRRARMAGKNRPEHSTHSSNKERFQALYAHLSEHSNWTTHTWVAAFEDLLGEIKNDLDELIDKTGAVTGKRLARRFRWPKGKAKRESTSWRDTIGSLDGDDKTRIVLEEAFDRIDMKGQVLKLDEAERRRRFEEQRNRAEEHFGKKEYAKAEKIFTRILDSGETADSVPLYWPLGSCRENLGDVEGAIAAYRRCLELMPDSDVGAMCGASLGHILWFKKNDASGAQAALTAATTLAHLDLRAEVMFLLGTIAHVQRDVETALRWYQDVYALRDHEFTVLPALVPRAALNIGGVLEERGQFAEAAKMFEYARNHPATTPKDRGVATQHLRAVRGRS, from the coding sequence ATGCAGGTCTTTGCCCGACGCAAGGAATGCAAGCACATCATCTGGGCGGGGCCGCTGGTCGACACAGCGGCGACGTTGAACGTCGCCGACGAGCTGCGCGGCCGTTCCTGTCCGACGTGTGGCGAGATCGTGCACAAGGTCGAATTCGTGGCGATCAAGAAACCGACGTCGACGTTCGACGAGCCACCCGCGCCGCGCAACGCCGAGAACAAGCTGAAGAAGGCATCGAAGTCCGCCGTCAAAAAGACTCGGCAGCGGTTGATGAGCCTGGGCGCGGAGACGGACGGGTTCGCCTCGGCCCTGAAGGAGACCGCGCTCGAGCTGACCCCGCCGCAATGGCGCGGCACCTTGGCGAAGATTCCCGTCGGCATTCTGCGGACCTACGAGCCCAATGCCGAATGCATCACCTTCAAGGACTCCGCGATACCGGCGATCGTGGTGCACCAAGGTCTCGCCGCGTTCCTGTTCAAGATGAACAGGAGCATCTTCCCGCTGGGCGGCATCGGCTCGATGAGCGGCGCGGCGGTCAGCCGCTTCGTCGAGGACGAGAAAACCCGGTCGGCGCTGCGGGTCCAGGCGGTGGACACCGCACTCGAGTTCCTCGGCATCGGCAAGCCGAGGACCGCGGGTCTCGTGGAGATCCCCATCGTCGCGCGGACGTTGGAGATGCCGCTGACCAAGACGATGGAGACTTTCGTCCTGTGCCACGAGTACGGACATGCGGTCCTGAACCACGCCGACGAACTCCGTTCCGTCGGCAGGGACTCGGCTTTCCACCTGCTGGAACGCTCCAGAGCGATGGAGTTCGAGGCCGACACCTGGGGGCAGGACGCGGTGATCGGCGCGTTCACCGGCGGGAAGAACCTGGGGGCGAACATGGCCGTCTTCGACGAAGTGTTCTCCGACGGCGCGCCGGAGCTGAAACAGGACATCGCCCACACCGCACCGTGCGTGGCATTGCTGTACTTCGAGTTCCTCGACGTGATCGAGGAACGGCTGGCCCGCCACGGCATCGACGTCACCGCGCAGGACGCGCTCACCAGGCGCCGCGCGCGAATGGCGGGAAAGAACCGGCCAGAGCATTCGACCCACTCCTCCAACAAGGAGAGGTTCCAAGCGTTGTACGCCCACCTCTCGGAGCACAGCAACTGGACGACCCACACCTGGGTGGCGGCTTTCGAAGATCTGCTCGGCGAGATCAAGAACGATCTCGACGAACTCATCGACAAAACCGGCGCGGTCACGGGAAAGAGACTGGCGCGTCGCTTCCGTTGGCCGAAGGGCAAGGCCAAGCGCGAGTCGACATCCTGGCGCGACACCATCGGCTCACTCGACGGCGACGACAAAACGCGCATCGTCCTGGAAGAGGCATTCGACCGCATCGACATGAAGGGGCAAGTACTGAAGCTCGACGAAGCCGAGCGTCGGCGCCGCTTCGAAGAGCAGCGAAACAGGGCTGAAGAACATTTCGGCAAGAAGGAGTACGCCAAAGCGGAGAAGATCTTCACGCGGATACTCGACTCCGGCGAGACGGCCGACTCGGTGCCGTTGTACTGGCCGCTCGGGTCGTGCCGCGAGAATCTCGGCGACGTGGAGGGCGCGATCGCCGCTTACCGCCGCTGCCTGGAGCTCATGCCGGACAGCGACGTGGGCGCGATGTGCGGCGCTTCTCTCGGCCACATCCTGTGGTTCAAGAAGAATGACGCGAGCGGTGCCCAGGCCGCGCTCACCGCCGCGACCACGCTGGCACATCTCGACCTGCGAGCGGAGGTCATGTTCTTGCTGGGGACGATCGCGCACGTTCAGCGTGACGTCGAGACCGCGCTGCGGTGGTACCAGGACGTGTATGCGTTACGCGACCACGAATTCACGGTTCTTCCCGCGTTGGTCCCGCGCGCGGCGCTCAACATCGGCGGCGTACTGGAGGAACGCGGACAGTTCGCCGAAGCCGCGAAGATGTTCGAGTACGCGCGGAACCACCCTGCCACCACGCCGAAGGATCGAGGTGTGGCCACGCAGCACCTGCGGGCCGTGCGGGGGCGATCTTGA
- a CDS encoding TRADD-N-associated membrane domain-containing protein, whose product MSYQVELLARTGGSTVWVASSFVVIGGLCGAIAAFFFARKQEQRSQDEFRHAKRVFDRLPGAVDDNVERFNARPRRVSIEADPAAGGLSGLAHTARQEAEIYLEHHRLALRHHSAFQQASLWSGVLGFSVVLVGAVLTYFAGLDVGAVTAAAGFIPTAASGLLFRQANLVGERAAENLRGLEDSVRRSTAVRSALAATAEIGDKQARNRMHEVIALHLLFPSDDLDTVTRGQLPATPADEPTAAAPRRSRGSSGGQ is encoded by the coding sequence ATGTCGTACCAGGTGGAATTGCTCGCCCGGACAGGTGGCTCCACGGTCTGGGTCGCCTCTTCGTTCGTTGTGATCGGAGGGCTGTGCGGCGCAATCGCCGCGTTCTTCTTCGCCCGGAAGCAAGAACAGCGATCACAGGACGAGTTCAGGCACGCGAAACGCGTCTTCGACCGATTGCCCGGTGCGGTGGACGACAACGTCGAACGTTTCAACGCCCGGCCGAGGCGCGTCTCGATCGAGGCCGATCCCGCGGCAGGCGGCCTGAGCGGACTCGCGCACACCGCACGGCAGGAGGCGGAGATCTACCTCGAGCACCACCGGCTCGCGCTGCGGCACCACTCCGCCTTCCAGCAGGCCTCGCTGTGGTCCGGTGTGCTCGGGTTCTCGGTCGTGCTCGTCGGCGCGGTGCTGACGTACTTCGCCGGGCTGGACGTCGGCGCGGTGACCGCGGCGGCCGGTTTCATCCCCACCGCGGCCAGCGGGCTGCTCTTCCGGCAGGCGAACCTCGTCGGTGAGCGCGCGGCGGAGAACCTACGCGGGCTGGAAGACAGCGTGCGGCGGTCCACCGCGGTGCGGAGCGCGTTGGCGGCCACCGCCGAGATCGGCGACAAGCAGGCTCGTAACCGCATGCACGAGGTCATCGCCCTGCACCTGCTTTTCCCCTCCGATGACCTGGACACGGTGACGCGCGGCCAACTGCCCGCTACCCCGGCCGACGAGCCGACCGCGGCTGCTCCTCGGCGATCGCGCGGTTCCTCAGGTGGCCAGTGA
- a CDS encoding trans-aconitate 2-methyltransferase gives MWDPVKYLDYADLRARPFHDLVARIPAAKPRRVADLGCGPGNLTAGLAERWPGAIIEASDSSPEMVEAARSRGVDARVLDVNDWAPEPDTDVVISNAVLQWVPEHRDLLRRWVGLLPSGATLAFQVPGNFDAPSHALVRALARAEEWAPRLADVVLRENEAVDSPLGYGNLLADEGCAVDAWETTYLQRLTGEDAVLEWITGTSLRPVKDALPGEAWDHFRAQIARKLDAAYPPRPDGTTWFEFRRVFVVAVVP, from the coding sequence ATGTGGGATCCGGTCAAGTACCTCGACTACGCCGACCTGCGCGCCAGGCCGTTCCACGACCTCGTGGCGCGGATCCCCGCCGCCAAGCCTCGCCGCGTCGCCGACCTCGGCTGCGGACCCGGAAACCTGACCGCCGGCCTGGCGGAACGCTGGCCCGGCGCGATCATCGAGGCGAGCGACAGCTCACCTGAAATGGTCGAGGCCGCCCGTTCACGAGGCGTCGACGCACGAGTGCTCGACGTCAACGACTGGGCACCCGAGCCGGACACCGACGTGGTCATCTCGAACGCGGTGCTCCAGTGGGTTCCGGAGCACCGCGACCTGCTCCGTCGCTGGGTGGGCCTCCTGCCGTCCGGGGCGACGCTCGCGTTCCAGGTCCCCGGTAACTTCGATGCCCCGTCGCACGCCCTCGTCCGCGCCCTCGCGCGCGCCGAGGAATGGGCCCCGCGGCTCGCCGACGTCGTCCTGCGGGAGAACGAGGCCGTCGACAGCCCGCTCGGCTACGGAAACCTGCTGGCCGACGAAGGCTGCGCCGTCGACGCCTGGGAGACGACGTATCTGCAGCGGCTGACCGGAGAGGACGCCGTGCTCGAATGGATCACCGGCACCTCGCTGCGGCCGGTCAAGGACGCCTTGCCGGGGGAGGCCTGGGACCACTTTCGCGCTCAGATCGCCCGGAAACTGGACGCGGCCTACCCGCCGCGTCCCGATGGAACCACCTGGTTCGAGTTCCGGCGCGTCTTCGTGGTCGCCGTCGTGCCGTGA
- the dnaG gene encoding DNA primase has protein sequence MSVAGRIRESDIAEVRERNRIDEVIGDYVALRNAGGGSLKGLCPFHNEKTPSFNVRPTHGTFHCFGCGEGGDVIKFIQKMDLISFVEAVERLADRVGFRLTYEGGGGSVQRDRGTRARLIEAHRAAQEFYAEQLLTPDARAARDFLSERGFDAAAAQTFGCGYAPAGWDKLTKHLLNRGFEVKELLTAGLAKEGQRGPMDRFNRRLLWPIRDVGNEVVGFGARRLYDDDRVSAKYLNTAESPIYKKSQVMFGLDLAKREIAKRHQVVVVEGYTDVMAMHAAGVPTAVASSGTAFGEDHMKVLRRLMMDDDAFRGEVIFTFDGDEAGQKAALKAFEGDQTFAGQTYIAVAPDGMDPCELRLAKGDAAVRDLVARRIPLFEFAIKSMLKAFDLDSVDGQVAALQKTVPMVAGIKDRASRDGYASKLAWWVGWQDAAQVVNRVRGSAGAAAKRSATVEVRRPAPSSAAAAAEEDLPRPAPGDPRFIAQREALKAALQQPMLAGAEYDALPEDAFTHPVYVAIHKALLSAGGAGSGLTGPALLDAAAPHCPQGTVRRVLSELSVEPLRAKGEVDSRYISAQLAAVQESLVGRQINEIKSKLQRLSPVEAPDDYRALFGDLVALEQYRKALKEQAIGGLD, from the coding sequence ATGAGCGTGGCAGGACGGATTCGGGAGAGCGACATCGCGGAGGTGCGCGAGCGCAACCGGATCGACGAGGTCATCGGTGACTACGTGGCCCTCCGCAACGCCGGCGGCGGCAGCCTGAAAGGGCTTTGCCCGTTCCACAACGAGAAGACCCCGTCGTTCAATGTGCGCCCCACCCACGGCACGTTCCACTGCTTCGGCTGTGGCGAAGGCGGTGACGTGATCAAGTTCATCCAGAAGATGGACCTGATCTCGTTCGTGGAAGCCGTCGAGCGCCTCGCGGATCGCGTGGGGTTCCGGCTGACCTACGAAGGCGGCGGCGGAAGCGTCCAGCGTGATCGCGGCACCCGCGCCCGGCTGATCGAGGCGCACCGCGCGGCGCAGGAGTTCTACGCCGAGCAGCTGCTCACCCCGGACGCGCGGGCGGCGCGGGACTTCCTGTCCGAACGCGGTTTCGACGCGGCCGCCGCGCAGACGTTCGGCTGCGGGTACGCGCCGGCGGGCTGGGACAAGCTCACGAAGCATCTGCTCAACCGCGGGTTCGAGGTCAAGGAACTGCTCACGGCCGGCCTGGCCAAGGAGGGGCAGCGCGGGCCGATGGACCGGTTCAACCGGCGGCTGCTCTGGCCCATCCGCGACGTCGGCAACGAGGTGGTCGGGTTCGGCGCGCGGCGCCTGTACGACGACGACCGCGTCTCGGCGAAGTACCTGAACACGGCGGAATCGCCGATCTACAAGAAGTCGCAGGTGATGTTCGGCCTCGACCTGGCCAAACGCGAGATCGCGAAGCGGCACCAGGTCGTCGTCGTCGAGGGTTACACCGACGTGATGGCGATGCACGCCGCCGGTGTCCCGACGGCCGTCGCGTCGTCGGGGACGGCGTTCGGCGAGGACCACATGAAGGTCCTCCGGCGGCTGATGATGGACGACGACGCCTTCCGCGGCGAAGTGATCTTCACCTTCGACGGTGACGAAGCGGGCCAGAAGGCTGCGCTGAAGGCATTCGAGGGCGACCAGACCTTCGCCGGGCAGACCTACATCGCGGTCGCCCCCGACGGCATGGACCCCTGCGAACTGCGGCTCGCCAAGGGCGACGCCGCGGTGCGCGACCTGGTCGCGCGGCGGATCCCGCTGTTCGAATTCGCGATCAAGAGCATGCTCAAGGCGTTCGACCTCGACTCGGTCGACGGGCAGGTGGCGGCGCTGCAGAAGACCGTCCCGATGGTCGCGGGGATCAAGGACCGCGCCAGCCGCGACGGCTACGCGTCGAAACTCGCGTGGTGGGTCGGCTGGCAGGACGCGGCCCAGGTGGTGAACCGGGTACGCGGCAGCGCGGGCGCCGCGGCGAAACGTTCCGCCACCGTCGAGGTCCGTCGGCCCGCTCCCTCCTCGGCGGCGGCCGCCGCCGAGGAAGACCTGCCCAGGCCCGCTCCCGGCGACCCGCGGTTCATCGCGCAGCGTGAGGCGCTCAAGGCGGCGTTGCAGCAGCCGATGCTCGCCGGGGCGGAGTACGACGCGCTCCCCGAGGACGCTTTCACCCATCCGGTTTACGTCGCCATCCACAAGGCGTTGCTGTCCGCCGGGGGAGCGGGGTCCGGGCTGACCGGACCCGCCCTGCTCGACGCCGCCGCCCCGCACTGCCCGCAGGGGACGGTGCGGCGAGTGCTCAGCGAGCTTTCGGTGGAACCGTTGCGCGCCAAGGGCGAAGTCGACTCGCGCTACATCTCCGCGCAACTCGCGGCGGTGCAGGAAAGCCTCGTCGGCCGCCAGATCAACGAGATCAAGTCGAAGCTCCAGCGGCTTTCCCCGGTCGAGGCGCCGGACGACTACCGCGCCCTGTTCGGCGACCTCGTCGCGCTCGAGCAGTACCGGAAGGCGCTGAAGGAACAGGCCATCGGCGGATTGGACTGA
- a CDS encoding sigma-70 family RNA polymerase sigma factor, which translates to MSTALDELAGNFAALRPHLVSVAYRLTGTLSDAEDAVQESWLRLSGLDDQRRSAIEDHKGWLTTVVSRICLDRLRSAVVRRERYVGEWLPEPVLGPLGTPSSEDPLSVAVRDDGMRMAAMVVLDRLTPEQRVAFVLHDAFSVPFGEIAEILGCTPETARQHGSRGRRAVADADPPPRTALAEQQQIIEKFMTAMLTGDIQAVAEVLHPDVVLVGDGGGKARTAVHTVAGFDKVTRLFQGLMRMYDPAGIEQARPALVNGDLGLYIPPQAASEGYRALDEHVDAFVIRDGKIVAIYDMANPDKLTTARTRVGP; encoded by the coding sequence ATGAGCACCGCCCTGGACGAACTCGCCGGGAATTTCGCCGCGCTGCGCCCCCATCTGGTGTCGGTCGCCTACCGGCTGACCGGCACGCTGTCCGACGCCGAGGACGCGGTCCAAGAGTCGTGGCTGCGCCTGAGCGGCCTGGACGACCAGCGCCGCTCGGCCATCGAAGACCACAAGGGCTGGCTGACCACCGTCGTCAGCCGGATCTGCCTCGACCGGCTGCGGTCCGCGGTGGTGCGCCGCGAACGGTACGTCGGCGAATGGCTGCCCGAACCCGTCCTCGGCCCGCTGGGCACGCCGTCGTCGGAGGATCCGCTGAGCGTCGCCGTCCGCGACGACGGGATGCGCATGGCGGCGATGGTGGTCCTCGACCGGCTGACGCCGGAACAGCGCGTCGCGTTCGTCTTGCACGACGCGTTTTCGGTGCCGTTCGGGGAGATCGCCGAGATCCTGGGCTGCACGCCGGAAACCGCGCGCCAGCACGGTTCCCGCGGACGCCGCGCGGTCGCGGACGCCGATCCGCCGCCCCGGACGGCGCTCGCCGAGCAGCAGCAGATCATCGAGAAGTTCATGACCGCGATGCTCACCGGCGACATCCAGGCGGTGGCCGAGGTCCTGCATCCCGACGTCGTCCTCGTCGGCGACGGCGGCGGCAAGGCGCGCACGGCGGTGCACACGGTCGCCGGGTTCGACAAGGTCACCCGGCTGTTCCAGGGCCTCATGCGGATGTACGACCCGGCCGGCATCGAACAGGCGAGGCCCGCGCTGGTCAACGGCGACCTCGGGCTCTACATCCCGCCGCAGGCGGCCTCCGAGGGGTACCGGGCGCTCGACGAACACGTCGACGCGTTCGTCATCCGCGACGGGAAGATCGTCGCGATCTACGACATGGCGAACCCGGACAAGCTCACCACCGCGCGGACCCGCGTCGGCCCCTGA
- a CDS encoding carboxymuconolactone decarboxylase family protein, with product MPRIPAVKTAEAGFLLKLFYKFAGKRFGAVPEPMAVYAHHPALLRANGMHEMMAEKASKTLPPNVRELAVYRVATQLGCSWCIDFGTMLQLHEGLDIERLKNIDDYAKSPAFTHQERLALAYADAMTASPVTATDEQVAELEREFGRKGVIELTYQIGLENMRARMNSALDITAQGFTSGDACKIPLP from the coding sequence ATGCCGCGTATTCCCGCCGTGAAGACCGCCGAGGCCGGCTTCCTGCTGAAGCTGTTCTACAAGTTCGCCGGCAAGCGCTTCGGCGCCGTGCCCGAGCCGATGGCCGTCTACGCGCACCACCCGGCGCTGCTCCGGGCGAACGGCATGCACGAAATGATGGCGGAGAAGGCCAGCAAGACGCTGCCGCCGAACGTGCGCGAGCTGGCCGTGTACCGCGTCGCGACCCAGCTCGGCTGCTCGTGGTGCATCGACTTCGGGACCATGCTGCAACTGCACGAAGGCCTCGACATCGAACGGCTGAAGAACATCGACGACTACGCGAAGTCGCCCGCCTTCACGCACCAGGAACGGCTCGCGCTCGCGTACGCCGACGCGATGACCGCGAGCCCGGTGACCGCCACCGACGAGCAGGTCGCCGAGCTGGAACGCGAGTTCGGCCGTAAGGGCGTCATCGAGCTGACGTACCAGATCGGCCTGGAGAACATGCGTGCCCGGATGAACAGCGCGCTCGACATCACCGCGCAGGGCTTCACCTCGGGCGACGCCTGCAAGATCCCGCTTCCCTGA
- a CDS encoding aldehyde dehydrogenase family protein produces MLAVEDPATGLRITAVPDCGPAEVDKAVRAAARAWPAWHVSDRHAALTSCAVVVEEAAPVLAPVLSEEQGKPLHEAEAEFAEAASRFRYFAGLRPEPRADGDGPVAAITPWNFPVQSAVAKLAPAFTAGNTVVLKPSPRTPLTTLHLGRMLAQVLPPGVLTVLTGRDPLGECLLAHPGIRQVDFTGSADTGKRMAAAPEWRRLTLELGGNDPAIVLPGTDPAAIAERLFWSAFANCGQIGVAVERVYAIGPVYDGVVEALAAVAARVVVGDGRTPGTQLGPVNNRPLFDRVTGLTDEARADGARIVTGGPLDGPGYFFAPAILADAHDGMRVVTEEQFGPVLPVVRCSTVDEAVGLANATPGGLCGSVWGADEDYAAEVAARLGSRTVRVNAHLAMPVGSRWSASRAGLRE; encoded by the coding sequence ATGCTCGCCGTCGAGGACCCCGCCACCGGACTACGGATCACGGCCGTCCCCGACTGCGGGCCCGCCGAGGTCGACAAAGCGGTCCGCGCCGCCGCCAGGGCATGGCCCGCCTGGCACGTCTCGGACCGGCACGCGGCGCTGACATCGTGCGCGGTCGTCGTCGAGGAGGCCGCGCCCGTGCTGGCCCCCGTCCTCTCCGAAGAGCAGGGAAAACCGCTTCACGAGGCCGAAGCCGAGTTCGCCGAAGCGGCCTCGCGGTTCCGGTACTTCGCGGGGCTGAGGCCGGAACCGCGGGCCGACGGCGATGGACCGGTCGCCGCGATCACACCTTGGAACTTCCCCGTGCAGTCGGCCGTCGCGAAACTCGCGCCGGCGTTCACCGCCGGGAACACGGTGGTGCTCAAGCCGTCGCCGCGCACCCCGCTCACCACGTTGCACCTCGGCCGGATGCTGGCGCAGGTGCTGCCGCCGGGAGTGCTGACCGTGCTCACCGGACGGGACCCTCTCGGCGAGTGCCTGCTCGCCCATCCCGGGATCCGGCAGGTCGACTTCACCGGCTCTGCCGACACCGGGAAGCGGATGGCGGCCGCACCGGAATGGCGGCGGCTGACGCTGGAACTGGGCGGCAACGATCCCGCGATCGTCCTCCCCGGCACCGATCCGGCCGCGATCGCGGAACGGCTCTTCTGGAGCGCTTTCGCCAACTGCGGCCAGATCGGCGTGGCGGTCGAGCGGGTCTACGCCATCGGTCCCGTCTACGACGGCGTCGTAGAGGCACTGGCGGCCGTGGCTGCGCGGGTCGTGGTCGGCGACGGACGGACCCCCGGGACACAGCTCGGCCCGGTGAACAACCGGCCGCTGTTCGACCGCGTCACCGGTCTCACCGACGAGGCGCGGGCGGACGGCGCGCGGATCGTGACCGGCGGGCCGCTCGACGGGCCCGGCTACTTCTTCGCCCCGGCGATCCTCGCCGACGCGCACGACGGGATGCGAGTCGTGACCGAGGAACAGTTCGGCCCGGTACTGCCGGTCGTCCGATGCTCCACAGTGGACGAAGCGGTCGGGCTGGCGAACGCCACGCCGGGCGGCTTGTGCGGTTCGGTGTGGGGCGCGGACGAGGACTACGCCGCCGAAGTCGCGGCCCGGCTCGGCAGCCGGACGGTCCGGGTCAACGCGCACCTGGCGATGCCGGTGGGCTCGCGGTGGTCCGCGAGCCGCGCCGGCCTCAGGGAGTGA
- a CDS encoding serpin family protein: protein MGAVESHLRFGLDLYRVLASRTENACFSPYSIASALGLVTQAAKGKTREELIALLGEPDELADLLGKASSLLDDGPELAVANTLWAWDGLPLEDSFRAELATWPGGKVESAPFGDDPEAARRLINADVAEATRELIPELLKPGTVAPDTVAAIVNALYLKTAWTNPFSSDNTAPADFHAPSGTRTVPTMWLEKQLDHTHEDGWQAVRLGAEGGVEAIVLLPDGDLDDAELDAGKLARLLENTRSKTIALSLPKLDLDVDSPLTAKLQDLGVRTMFTADADLTGLADDDRLEVSEVVHQSVLRIDEQGLEGAAATAVLMRLTSLIVDEPLEVAVDRPFLLLVRHASTGVIYFLARVVEP from the coding sequence ATGGGCGCTGTCGAAAGCCACCTCCGGTTTGGTCTGGACCTCTATCGGGTGCTGGCGAGCCGCACGGAGAACGCGTGCTTCTCGCCGTACTCGATCGCGAGCGCGCTCGGCCTGGTGACGCAGGCCGCCAAGGGGAAGACCAGAGAAGAGCTGATCGCCCTGCTCGGCGAACCGGACGAGCTCGCCGACCTGCTGGGCAAGGCCTCGTCGCTGCTCGACGACGGCCCGGAACTCGCGGTCGCGAACACGCTCTGGGCCTGGGACGGGCTGCCGCTCGAGGATTCCTTCCGCGCGGAACTGGCCACCTGGCCGGGCGGGAAGGTCGAAAGCGCCCCGTTCGGTGACGATCCGGAGGCCGCGCGACGGCTGATCAACGCCGACGTCGCCGAGGCCACCCGCGAGCTGATCCCCGAACTGCTGAAGCCGGGGACCGTCGCGCCCGACACCGTCGCCGCGATCGTCAATGCCCTGTATCTCAAAACCGCCTGGACCAATCCGTTCTCGAGTGACAACACCGCGCCCGCGGACTTCCATGCGCCGTCCGGCACCCGTACGGTGCCGACGATGTGGCTCGAAAAGCAGCTCGACCACACCCACGAGGACGGCTGGCAGGCCGTCCGTCTCGGTGCCGAGGGCGGAGTGGAGGCGATCGTCTTGCTGCCGGACGGTGACCTCGACGACGCCGAGCTCGACGCGGGCAAGCTGGCGCGGCTGCTGGAGAACACGCGGTCCAAGACCATCGCCCTGTCGCTGCCGAAACTCGACCTCGACGTCGACAGCCCGCTGACGGCGAAACTCCAGGACCTCGGCGTCCGGACGATGTTCACCGCCGACGCCGACCTCACCGGGCTCGCCGACGACGACCGGCTCGAAGTGTCCGAGGTCGTCCACCAGTCCGTGCTCCGCATCGACGAGCAAGGCCTCGAAGGTGCCGCCGCGACGGCGGTGCTGATGCGGCTGACGTCGCTCATCGTCGACGAACCCCTGGAAGTCGCCGTCGACCGGCCCTTCCTTCTGCTCGTCAGGCATGCCTCGACGGGTGTGATCTACTTTCTCGCCCGCGTTGTCGAGCCGTGA